In the genome of Mucisphaera calidilacus, one region contains:
- a CDS encoding ATP-dependent DNA ligase, whose protein sequence is MKRLADLYRRLDQTTRTNEKRDALRDYFADAPPEDAAWTLYFLAGRRIKRAISYKLMQQEAARRSNLPDWIIPPCRQMVGDLGETLALLLPPNPDADPPPLHQLVEHYLLPLPQADEKTKRSLLNQAWDQLDPWQRFVFHKLISGSLRIGVGQRLLVRGLASAFDQQPEVVAHRLTGRWEPTPTAYRMIIEGDPALDAMRPYPFCLATQHDSSPDALGSPRDFAAEWKWDGIRAQLIHRKPGVGLWSRGDETIDKAFPELIELGRQLPPGTVLDGEILAWDHDHDRPHAFNTLQRRLNRTDVRPTLFGPEIPVRFVAYDLLEDRGDDLRDQPFTRRRARLEHHVSQTDDPLLVLSESIAFDTWAQLAALREEARDRRVEGLMLKRHDSSYASGRKTGIWWKWKIAPHTVDAVLVAAQHGHGERAGLFSDFTLALWDDDQLVTVAKAYSGLTNKELETITRWVRANTTARHGPVHTVKAEHVFEIAFEGIQASKRHRSGIALRFPRILRWRTDKKHEEADQLHTLQQLLRTLSD, encoded by the coding sequence ATGAAACGCCTCGCCGACCTCTACCGACGACTCGACCAGACCACGCGCACCAACGAGAAACGCGACGCCCTCCGCGACTACTTCGCCGACGCCCCGCCCGAGGACGCCGCCTGGACCCTCTACTTCCTCGCCGGACGACGCATCAAACGCGCCATCAGTTACAAGCTCATGCAGCAGGAAGCCGCGCGACGCAGCAACCTCCCCGACTGGATCATCCCGCCCTGCCGACAGATGGTTGGTGACCTCGGCGAAACACTCGCACTCCTCCTTCCTCCCAACCCCGACGCCGACCCGCCACCCCTCCACCAACTCGTCGAACACTACCTCCTACCGCTCCCACAGGCCGACGAGAAAACCAAACGCTCCCTCCTTAATCAGGCATGGGACCAACTCGACCCCTGGCAGCGATTCGTCTTTCACAAACTCATCTCCGGCTCCCTGCGCATCGGTGTCGGCCAGCGACTACTTGTCCGAGGCCTCGCCAGCGCCTTCGACCAGCAGCCCGAAGTCGTCGCCCATCGACTCACCGGACGCTGGGAGCCCACGCCCACCGCCTACCGCATGATCATCGAAGGCGACCCCGCCCTCGACGCCATGCGTCCCTACCCCTTCTGCCTCGCCACCCAGCACGACAGTTCGCCCGACGCGCTCGGCAGCCCCCGGGACTTCGCCGCCGAGTGGAAATGGGACGGCATCCGCGCCCAACTCATCCACCGCAAGCCAGGCGTCGGCCTCTGGTCACGAGGCGACGAGACCATCGATAAGGCCTTCCCCGAACTCATCGAACTCGGACGACAACTCCCTCCCGGCACCGTCCTCGACGGCGAGATCCTCGCTTGGGACCACGACCACGACCGGCCCCACGCCTTCAACACCCTTCAGCGACGACTCAACCGCACCGACGTTCGCCCCACACTCTTCGGGCCCGAGATCCCCGTCCGATTCGTCGCCTACGACCTGCTCGAAGACCGAGGCGACGACCTCCGCGACCAACCCTTCACCCGCCGCCGCGCACGCCTCGAGCACCACGTCAGCCAGACCGACGACCCACTCCTCGTGCTCTCGGAATCCATCGCTTTCGACACATGGGCACAGCTCGCCGCCCTCCGCGAAGAGGCCCGCGACCGACGCGTCGAGGGACTCATGCTCAAGCGACACGACAGCAGCTACGCCTCCGGACGCAAAACAGGCATCTGGTGGAAATGGAAGATCGCTCCCCACACCGTCGACGCCGTCCTCGTCGCCGCCCAGCACGGCCACGGCGAACGCGCCGGACTCTTCAGCGACTTCACCCTCGCACTCTGGGACGACGACCAACTCGTCACCGTCGCCAAAGCCTACTCCGGACTCACCAACAAGGAACTCGAGACCATCACCAGATGGGTCCGCGCCAACACCACCGCTCGACACGGCCCCGTCCACACCGTCAAAGCCGAACACGTCTTCGAGATCGCCTTCGAGGGCATCCAGGCCTCGAAACGACACCGCTCAGGCATCGCCCTGCGTTTCCCCCGCATCCTTCGCTGGCGCACCGACAAAAAACACGAAGAAGCCGACCAACTCCACACCCTCCAGCAACTCCTCCGCACCCTCTCCGACTGA
- the glmS gene encoding glutamine--fructose-6-phosphate transaminase (isomerizing), with protein MCGIVAYVGSQQASRLLVEGLKRLEYRGYDSAGVAIGNEHGINLARSVGRVAVLEDNVEQTPNLHGTIGIAHTRWATHGEPSEANAHPHTGTTRDGHTIAVVHNGIIENYRTLRTYLEGKGHTFSSQTDTEVLAKLIAEVYDGNLEQAVQAALREVTGAYAIAVITSAEPHTLIGARKGSPLIVGVADRSYLVASDASAIVAHTTQVVALDDYQVVRLCAGPNDQKADTDEPWSVELRTTTIDNIPVSAQITELEMDLDQIELGPYPHYMLKEIMEQPETLRTCLRGRIDRRDGRVILGGLAQHTRLLARAQRIILTGQGTAFHAGLIGEYLLEDLAKIPARVQYASEFRYRNPIIEDGSIIIPISQSGETADTLSALREARDRGAFALGVVNTVGSTIARETDAGVYLHVGPEIGVASTKAFLGQVAVLTLISLYVGRRRFLAEADVARYLEALDQIPDHINTITQQSDRIRDVVEQVIDRDNWLFLGRGFNYPVALEGALKLKEISYIHAEGMPAAEMKHGPIALIDQGMPVVFVATRGSQYEKVISNIEEVRSRGGRILAVASEGDTNIARYADFVFEVPDVPEPLQPLVTVIPLQLLAYHAAVLRGHDVDKPRNLAKSVTVE; from the coding sequence ATGTGTGGAATCGTTGCATACGTCGGATCCCAGCAGGCCTCACGCCTGCTCGTCGAGGGACTCAAACGACTCGAGTACCGCGGCTACGACTCCGCAGGCGTCGCCATCGGCAACGAACACGGCATCAACCTCGCACGCTCCGTCGGACGCGTCGCCGTCCTCGAAGACAACGTCGAGCAGACACCCAACCTCCACGGCACCATCGGCATCGCGCACACACGATGGGCCACCCACGGCGAACCCTCCGAGGCCAACGCTCATCCCCACACCGGAACCACACGCGACGGACACACCATCGCCGTCGTCCACAACGGTATCATCGAGAACTACCGAACCCTCCGAACCTACCTCGAGGGCAAGGGACACACCTTCTCCAGCCAGACCGACACCGAGGTCCTCGCCAAGCTCATCGCCGAGGTCTACGACGGCAACCTCGAACAGGCCGTCCAGGCCGCACTCCGCGAAGTCACCGGCGCCTACGCCATCGCCGTCATCACCTCCGCCGAACCCCACACACTCATCGGCGCCCGCAAGGGCTCGCCCCTCATCGTCGGCGTCGCCGACCGCAGCTACCTCGTCGCCTCCGACGCCTCCGCCATCGTCGCTCACACCACCCAGGTCGTCGCACTCGACGACTATCAGGTCGTCCGGCTCTGCGCCGGACCCAACGACCAGAAAGCCGACACCGACGAGCCCTGGTCCGTCGAACTCCGAACCACCACCATCGACAACATCCCCGTCTCCGCCCAGATCACCGAACTTGAGATGGACCTCGACCAGATCGAACTCGGGCCCTACCCCCACTACATGCTCAAGGAGATCATGGAGCAGCCCGAGACGCTCCGAACCTGCCTCCGCGGACGCATCGACCGACGCGACGGACGCGTGATCCTCGGCGGACTCGCACAGCACACACGACTCCTCGCCCGCGCCCAACGCATCATCCTCACCGGACAGGGAACCGCCTTCCACGCCGGGCTCATCGGCGAATACCTCCTCGAAGACCTTGCCAAGATCCCCGCTCGCGTCCAGTACGCCTCCGAATTCCGATACCGAAACCCCATCATCGAAGACGGCTCCATCATCATCCCCATCAGCCAGTCCGGCGAGACCGCCGACACCCTCTCCGCACTCCGCGAGGCCCGCGACCGCGGTGCCTTCGCCCTCGGCGTCGTCAACACCGTCGGATCCACCATCGCACGCGAAACCGACGCGGGCGTCTACCTCCACGTCGGACCCGAGATCGGCGTCGCCTCCACCAAGGCCTTCCTCGGACAGGTCGCCGTCCTCACCCTCATCAGCCTCTACGTCGGACGACGACGATTCCTCGCCGAGGCCGACGTCGCACGCTACCTCGAAGCACTCGACCAGATCCCCGACCACATCAACACCATTACCCAGCAGTCCGACCGCATCCGCGACGTCGTCGAGCAGGTCATCGACCGCGACAACTGGCTCTTCCTCGGACGAGGCTTCAACTACCCCGTCGCACTCGAAGGCGCCCTCAAGCTCAAGGAAATCTCCTACATCCACGCCGAAGGCATGCCCGCCGCCGAGATGAAACACGGACCCATCGCCCTCATCGACCAGGGCATGCCCGTCGTCTTTGTCGCCACACGCGGCTCCCAGTACGAGAAGGTCATCTCCAACATCGAAGAGGTCCGATCAAGAGGCGGACGCATCCTCGCCGTCGCCAGCGAGGGCGACACCAACATCGCACGCTACGCCGACTTCGTCTTCGAGGTCCCCGACGTCCCCGAACCCCTCCAGCCCCTCGTCACCGTCATCCCCCTCCAACTACTCGCCTACCACGCCGCCGTCCTGCGCGGACACGACGTCGACAAACCCCGCAACCTCGCCAAGAGCGTCACCGTAGAATGA
- a CDS encoding tRNA dihydrouridine synthase, with protein sequence MIRLGNLQIDAPFYQAGLAGYSDHAMRVVAREHGCPHCVTEAMLDHFLIAGGKARHAAEIPDNDHPITGQLMGSNPHDIARGAAILADLGYDVIDVNLACPVKKIKKKARGGHLLSATDTAIDILKAVRDAVPDEIPLTVKLRRASDDSPEAAQRFFAIFEATIDNDYAGATVHGRTVEQKYIGPSNWGFLADLTQRYRDAANRTGTFTIGGSGDVWTARDIFRMIQQTGVHWVSVARGCIGNPWIFRQARALLDNNPDEADRPPTIHEQRAVLLRHFECSLQLHGEIPASKMMRKFGIKFARHHPRADDIKNAFISVSTLADWHHVLDRFYTTNGPGRLADPENATQNAFARNDDACPTPG encoded by the coding sequence ATGATCCGACTTGGCAACCTCCAGATTGATGCGCCCTTCTATCAGGCGGGACTCGCAGGATACTCCGATCACGCCATGAGGGTGGTCGCACGTGAGCACGGCTGCCCCCACTGCGTCACCGAAGCCATGCTCGACCACTTCCTCATCGCAGGCGGAAAAGCACGACACGCCGCCGAAATCCCCGACAACGACCACCCCATCACCGGCCAGCTCATGGGCTCCAACCCCCACGACATCGCACGGGGCGCCGCCATCCTCGCCGACCTCGGCTACGACGTCATCGACGTCAACCTCGCCTGCCCCGTCAAGAAGATCAAGAAGAAGGCCCGAGGCGGACACCTCCTCTCCGCCACCGACACCGCCATCGACATCCTCAAAGCCGTCCGCGACGCCGTCCCCGACGAAATCCCCCTCACCGTCAAGCTCCGACGCGCCTCCGACGACTCGCCCGAAGCCGCTCAACGCTTCTTCGCCATCTTCGAGGCCACCATCGACAACGACTACGCCGGCGCCACCGTCCACGGCAGAACCGTCGAACAGAAATACATCGGCCCCTCCAACTGGGGCTTCCTCGCCGACCTCACCCAACGCTACCGCGACGCCGCCAACCGCACCGGCACCTTCACCATCGGAGGCTCAGGCGACGTCTGGACCGCACGCGACATCTTCCGCATGATCCAGCAGACAGGCGTCCACTGGGTCTCCGTCGCCCGCGGGTGCATCGGCAACCCCTGGATCTTCCGCCAGGCACGAGCCCTCCTCGACAACAACCCCGACGAGGCAGACCGACCCCCCACCATCCACGAACAACGCGCCGTCCTCCTCCGCCACTTCGAATGCTCCCTCCAACTCCACGGCGAAATCCCCGCCTCCAAAATGATGCGCAAGTTCGGCATCAAGTTCGCGCGTCACCACCCCCGGGCCGACGACATCAAAAACGCCTTCATCAGCGTCAGCACCCTCGCCGACTGGCACCACGTCCTCGACCGCTTCTACACCACCAACGGCCCCGGCCGCCTTGCAGATCCCGAGAACGCAACTCAGAATGCCTTCGCAAGGAACGACGACGCCTGCCCGACACCGGGCTGA
- a CDS encoding exo-beta-N-acetylmuramidase NamZ family protein: protein MLNRWLMVLVAVCGAALLSGCATGGSKAVVHDAQVLNGIDVLVRNGFDVLEGQRVGLITNHTGLSREGRSTIELFNEAENLELVTLFSPEHGLKGELDRKVEDSEDPLTGLKVYSLYGKNFKPTPEMLEGLDVLVFDIQDIGTRFYTYIATMGHAMDAAGDAGVKFVVLDRPNPIRGDRVFGPINDVDGKLTAYHPSPLVHGMTVGELAMMFNAERELGADLTVVHMEGWRRDLWFDQTNQVWVNPSPNMRSLTQATLYPGIGLVEACRVSVGRGTDTPFEVFGAPWIEPLSLAARLNSLNLPGVRFVPYRFTPDASKFKGEACGGVQVILTDREAFEPIQTGLSIVRELRLLFGDDFDVDKVNRLLFEEAVLEHVKASQWPEDYRVLWAEPLEAFMAVRAGYLIYE, encoded by the coding sequence ATGCTGAATCGATGGTTGATGGTGCTGGTTGCTGTCTGTGGTGCCGCCCTGCTCTCGGGGTGCGCGACGGGCGGTTCGAAGGCGGTGGTGCACGATGCGCAGGTGCTCAATGGCATCGACGTGCTGGTGCGGAACGGGTTTGACGTGCTGGAGGGTCAGCGTGTCGGTCTGATCACGAACCACACGGGGCTGAGCCGCGAGGGTCGTTCAACGATCGAGCTGTTCAACGAGGCGGAGAACCTGGAGCTGGTGACGCTGTTCAGCCCGGAGCATGGCCTCAAGGGCGAGCTGGACCGGAAGGTGGAGGACTCGGAGGACCCGCTGACGGGTCTGAAGGTTTACAGCCTGTATGGCAAGAACTTCAAGCCGACGCCTGAGATGCTCGAGGGGCTTGATGTGCTGGTGTTTGATATTCAGGACATCGGCACGCGTTTCTATACGTATATCGCGACGATGGGTCACGCGATGGACGCGGCGGGCGATGCGGGTGTGAAGTTCGTGGTGCTGGACCGCCCGAACCCGATCCGAGGCGACCGCGTGTTCGGGCCGATCAACGATGTTGACGGGAAGCTGACGGCGTATCACCCGTCGCCTCTGGTGCACGGCATGACGGTGGGCGAGCTGGCGATGATGTTCAACGCGGAGCGTGAGCTGGGCGCGGACCTGACGGTGGTGCACATGGAGGGTTGGCGTCGTGATCTGTGGTTTGATCAGACGAATCAGGTGTGGGTGAATCCTTCGCCGAACATGCGTTCGCTGACGCAGGCGACGCTTTACCCGGGGATCGGTCTGGTGGAGGCGTGCCGGGTTTCGGTGGGCCGTGGGACGGATACGCCTTTCGAGGTGTTTGGTGCGCCGTGGATTGAGCCTTTGTCGCTGGCGGCGCGGCTGAACAGTCTGAATCTGCCTGGCGTTCGTTTCGTGCCTTACCGTTTTACGCCTGACGCGAGCAAGTTCAAGGGCGAGGCATGCGGCGGCGTGCAGGTGATTCTGACGGATCGCGAGGCGTTCGAGCCGATCCAGACGGGACTGTCGATCGTGCGTGAGCTGCGGCTGCTGTTCGGTGACGACTTTGATGTGGATAAGGTGAACCGCCTGCTCTTCGAGGAGGCGGTGTTGGAGCACGTGAAGGCGTCGCAGTGGCCGGAGGATTACAGGGTGCTGTGGGCTGAGCCGCTGGAGGCGTTCATGGCGGTTCGCGCGGGGTACCTGATTTACGAGTGA
- a CDS encoding PEP-CTERM sorting domain-containing protein: MIQRAALHLVGAAMLGTTASTAFGTSSFSLAVIPDTQIQSLNDTWVESFRDQTRWIRDNYVPENIVLATHVGDVVQGELAGLEQIIPQYSWQAQLLRSDDVLGALDEANVGGSLAYSVSSGNHDYLPTGDKVNGDDPISPTGFTTYYGPDRYAGYDWYGGGDSTGFNHYQMFEANGHTYLHLNLEYEPENAELDSELDRGGFADAIDWAQSIIGANPGVPTIISTHKYLTDLEPDGFDATGYQGDGFDDTFGGERTSTGDALWEGLIRSNPQVFMTINGHDHEGPYREDGEYAQVSINDAGLPVYEILADYQDYVNPLTGSDPYLRLIEFDPEAGTISNKTFSPTFAAFLDNPSLIIDRLDGLLDEFEAGLPIGAYLGEDFVQIVLSADIPGYDSLAATLNATLGAGLPFDFALLGDRAMAEQVILGFFGLTDRADLATVEFSPYLTDADSEFVFNVLFDANGRPVPEPASMALLALGGLALLRRG, translated from the coding sequence ATGATTCAGCGCGCTGCCTTGCACCTTGTCGGAGCCGCGATGCTCGGTACGACCGCTTCGACCGCGTTCGGGACGAGCTCGTTTTCGCTTGCCGTCATCCCGGACACGCAGATCCAGTCTCTGAATGACACCTGGGTCGAGTCGTTCCGTGATCAGACGCGTTGGATCCGTGACAACTACGTGCCTGAGAACATCGTGCTGGCGACGCACGTCGGCGACGTCGTTCAGGGCGAGCTTGCGGGTCTTGAGCAGATTATTCCGCAGTATTCGTGGCAGGCCCAGTTGCTGCGGAGTGACGATGTGCTAGGCGCGTTGGACGAGGCGAACGTCGGCGGCTCGCTGGCTTATTCGGTGTCCTCGGGCAACCACGACTACCTGCCGACGGGTGACAAGGTGAACGGCGACGATCCGATTTCGCCGACTGGTTTTACGACTTACTACGGGCCGGACCGCTACGCCGGCTACGACTGGTATGGTGGCGGTGACTCGACGGGCTTCAATCACTACCAGATGTTCGAGGCTAACGGGCACACGTACCTGCACCTGAACCTGGAGTATGAACCGGAGAACGCCGAACTCGACAGTGAATTGGACCGAGGGGGTTTTGCGGATGCGATCGACTGGGCACAGTCGATCATCGGTGCGAACCCGGGCGTTCCGACGATCATCTCCACGCACAAGTATCTGACCGATCTTGAGCCGGATGGTTTCGACGCCACCGGGTATCAGGGTGACGGCTTTGATGACACGTTCGGCGGCGAGCGTACGTCGACCGGCGACGCGTTGTGGGAGGGGCTGATCCGCTCGAACCCGCAGGTCTTCATGACGATCAACGGGCACGACCATGAGGGTCCGTACCGTGAGGACGGCGAGTACGCACAGGTGAGTATCAACGACGCGGGTCTTCCGGTGTATGAGATCCTCGCCGACTATCAGGATTATGTGAACCCTCTGACGGGCAGCGACCCGTACCTGCGTCTGATCGAGTTCGACCCCGAGGCTGGTACGATCAGCAACAAGACGTTCAGTCCGACGTTCGCGGCATTCCTCGACAATCCGAGTCTGATTATCGATCGGCTTGATGGTCTTCTGGATGAGTTTGAGGCGGGTCTGCCGATCGGTGCCTACCTCGGCGAGGACTTCGTTCAGATTGTGCTCTCCGCGGATATCCCGGGCTACGACTCACTCGCGGCGACACTGAACGCGACGCTGGGCGCGGGATTGCCGTTTGACTTCGCGTTGTTGGGTGACCGCGCGATGGCGGAGCAGGTGATCCTCGGGTTCTTCGGTCTCACGGATCGTGCCGACCTCGCGACTGTTGAATTCAGCCCTTATCTCACGGATGCGGACAGCGAGTTCGTGTTCAACGTGCTTTTTGACGCCAACGGTCGGCCGGTCCCGGAACCTGCCTCGATGGCCTTGCTGGCGTTGGGTGGGCTTGCCCTGCTTCGGCGGGGTTGA
- a CDS encoding glucose-6-phosphate isomerase, with protein MIEDKAALYRFQKKHLCKVRGVGITLDVSRMGFPESLWTDMSPVMRGVFEAMDALEGGAIANPDEERMVGHYWLRAPHLAPEQSLSDAIQQTTNDVIAMADAVHGKEVVPEKAARFTELLVIGIGGSALGPQLTADALAGKRNKLNPHFLDNTDPDGIERTLLGLKSKLKSTLAVVISKSGGTPETRNGMLLAKAAYEAQGLTFAKHAIAVTGVGSKLDQVAEGEGWLRRFPMWDWVGGRTSLMSAVGLVPMALQGINVRLLLEGAALMDEATREPDVKKNPAARLALMWHFATGGKGERQMVMLPYKDRLVLLSKYLQQLVMESLGKAQTLEGDSTKQGITVFGNKGSTDQHAYVQQLRDGLDDFFATFVVVMQEYATPGKRSEVEVEPGITAGDYLRGFYMGTRTALYESGRPSMTILLDKLDAKSLGGLLALYERAVGYYATLVNINAYHQPGVEAGKKAAGVVLDLQKRAVEHLRGVGAEGMTVEALAEALGATEQIEDLTFILEGLAANKRRVKRVRTSTYAALS; from the coding sequence ATGATCGAGGATAAGGCGGCGTTGTATCGGTTCCAGAAGAAGCACCTGTGCAAGGTGCGTGGTGTCGGGATCACGCTGGACGTATCGCGGATGGGATTCCCGGAGAGTCTGTGGACGGACATGTCGCCTGTGATGCGTGGCGTGTTCGAGGCGATGGACGCGCTGGAGGGGGGCGCGATCGCGAACCCGGACGAGGAGCGGATGGTGGGTCATTACTGGCTGCGTGCGCCGCACCTGGCGCCGGAGCAGTCGCTGAGCGACGCGATCCAGCAGACGACCAACGACGTGATCGCGATGGCGGATGCGGTGCACGGCAAGGAGGTCGTTCCGGAGAAGGCGGCGCGGTTCACGGAGTTGCTGGTGATCGGGATCGGGGGGTCGGCGCTGGGTCCGCAGCTGACGGCGGATGCGTTGGCGGGCAAGCGGAACAAGCTGAACCCGCATTTCCTGGACAACACGGACCCGGACGGCATCGAGCGCACGCTGCTGGGTCTTAAGAGCAAGCTGAAGTCGACGCTGGCGGTGGTGATTTCGAAGTCGGGCGGTACGCCTGAGACGCGCAACGGGATGCTGCTGGCGAAGGCCGCGTACGAGGCGCAGGGGTTGACGTTCGCGAAGCACGCTATAGCGGTGACGGGGGTGGGTTCGAAGCTGGATCAGGTGGCGGAGGGCGAGGGGTGGCTGCGTCGGTTCCCGATGTGGGACTGGGTGGGCGGCCGGACGAGTCTGATGTCGGCGGTGGGGCTGGTGCCGATGGCGTTGCAGGGGATCAACGTGCGGCTGCTGCTGGAGGGCGCGGCGTTGATGGACGAGGCGACGCGTGAGCCGGACGTGAAGAAGAACCCGGCGGCTCGGCTGGCGTTGATGTGGCATTTCGCGACCGGTGGCAAGGGGGAGCGTCAGATGGTGATGCTGCCTTACAAGGATCGTCTGGTGTTGCTGTCGAAGTACCTGCAGCAGCTGGTGATGGAGTCGCTTGGCAAGGCTCAGACGCTGGAGGGCGATTCGACGAAGCAGGGCATCACGGTGTTCGGGAACAAGGGTTCGACGGATCAGCACGCGTACGTGCAGCAGCTGCGTGACGGCCTGGACGATTTCTTCGCGACGTTCGTCGTGGTGATGCAGGAGTATGCGACGCCCGGCAAGCGGAGCGAGGTGGAGGTTGAGCCGGGGATCACGGCGGGAGACTACCTGCGTGGTTTCTACATGGGGACGCGTACGGCGTTGTACGAATCGGGTCGTCCGTCGATGACGATTCTGCTGGACAAGCTGGACGCGAAGTCGCTGGGCGGTCTGCTGGCGTTGTACGAGCGTGCGGTGGGTTACTACGCGACGCTGGTGAATATCAACGCGTACCACCAGCCGGGTGTGGAGGCTGGCAAGAAGGCGGCGGGCGTGGTGCTCGATCTGCAGAAGCGTGCGGTAGAGCACCTGCGTGGCGTGGGTGCGGAGGGGATGACCGTTGAGGCGTTGGCCGAGGCTCTGGGTGCCACAGAGCAGATCGAGGACCTGACGTTCATTCTGGAGGGTCTTGCGGCGAACAAGCGGCGGGTCAAGCGTGTGCGCACGAGTACGTATGCGGCGTTGTCGTGA
- a CDS encoding DUF2817 domain-containing protein, with protein MLRTLGLFVTAALIALSGCRSATEINVTAPEPPQSVPESYSIIGRSLDGRGIECHKLGNGYEHIVFVAGIHGSEPAGVPLSRQLGAVLKANPELLLNKTIIIVNNANPDGLAKGQRYNNNGIDLNRNFPARNHTTKRDRHGERPLSEPESRALFDLFRSLPRKPSRVITLHQPLVCIDYDGPEDITLPLAEALAEAANLPVKKLGSRPGSLGSWLGVDQQIPTITVEFYKSDTQLSDDELWQRYGDMMLTAVTYPRKPGPRQVPRSSKRFRTGN; from the coding sequence ATGCTTCGCACCCTCGGCCTCTTTGTAACGGCCGCGCTCATCGCACTCTCTGGCTGCCGATCCGCCACGGAAATTAACGTGACCGCACCCGAGCCGCCCCAAAGCGTACCCGAGTCCTACTCCATCATCGGGCGATCACTCGACGGCCGAGGCATCGAGTGTCACAAGCTCGGCAACGGCTACGAACACATCGTCTTCGTCGCCGGCATCCACGGCAGCGAGCCCGCTGGCGTGCCCCTCTCACGGCAACTCGGAGCCGTCCTCAAGGCCAACCCCGAACTGCTCCTCAACAAGACCATCATCATCGTCAACAACGCCAACCCCGACGGACTCGCCAAGGGACAACGCTACAACAACAACGGCATCGACCTCAACCGAAACTTCCCCGCTCGCAACCACACCACCAAACGCGACCGTCACGGCGAACGACCCCTCTCCGAACCCGAGTCACGCGCCCTCTTCGACCTCTTCCGAAGCCTCCCCCGAAAACCCTCTCGCGTCATCACTCTCCACCAGCCCCTCGTTTGCATCGACTACGACGGACCCGAAGACATAACCCTCCCCCTCGCCGAGGCACTCGCCGAAGCCGCCAACCTCCCGGTCAAGAAACTCGGCAGCCGACCCGGATCTCTCGGCTCATGGCTTGGCGTCGACCAGCAGATCCCCACCATCACCGTCGAATTCTATAAGTCCGACACCCAACTCTCCGACGACGAACTCTGGCAACGCTACGGCGACATGATGCTCACCGCCGTCACCTACCCCCGAAAACCCGGACCCCGACAGGTACCCAGGTCTTCGAAACGGTTCAGAACCGGTAACTGA
- the sppA gene encoding signal peptide peptidase SppA: MRLWTSWMVSGLLAVCVLVVGCGPATFVVGVTPGDRELTETVVVNDRGWRTRVAMIDVSGVITNGRQDGLFMEGINPVAELHEKLARAARDDRVCAVVLRINSPGGTVTASEAMHGELVRFRERTGKPVVVAMMDVAASGGYYLACGADRIVAYPSTVTGSIGVIMQTVSLKPAMDRIGVEATTIRSGPIKGAGSPLMEMTQEQRAVFQGMIDAFHEQFVSVVDAGRSGLSRAEVKKLADGRVYTGEQAAEVGLIDGLGDIYSAYADAKRLAGVKHADLVLYHRPLDYVASPYAMDPSRGTGSGETTINLLSLRIDRSSLLGSPVTFGYLWTVDGLE; this comes from the coding sequence ATGCGTTTGTGGACGAGCTGGATGGTGTCGGGGCTGTTGGCGGTGTGTGTTCTGGTTGTGGGGTGCGGGCCGGCGACGTTTGTGGTGGGGGTGACGCCTGGCGACCGTGAGCTGACGGAGACGGTGGTGGTGAATGACCGTGGCTGGCGGACGCGGGTGGCGATGATCGACGTGTCGGGGGTGATCACGAACGGGCGTCAGGACGGGTTGTTCATGGAGGGGATCAATCCGGTGGCGGAGCTGCATGAGAAGCTGGCGCGGGCGGCGCGGGATGATCGGGTGTGTGCTGTGGTGCTGCGGATCAATTCTCCCGGGGGGACGGTGACGGCGAGCGAGGCGATGCACGGCGAGCTGGTGCGTTTCCGCGAGCGGACGGGCAAGCCTGTGGTGGTGGCGATGATGGACGTTGCGGCGAGCGGGGGCTATTACCTGGCGTGCGGGGCGGACCGGATCGTGGCTTATCCGTCGACGGTGACGGGGAGCATCGGCGTCATCATGCAGACGGTGAGTCTGAAGCCGGCGATGGACCGGATCGGTGTGGAGGCGACGACGATCCGCAGCGGGCCGATCAAGGGTGCGGGTTCGCCGTTGATGGAGATGACGCAGGAGCAGCGGGCGGTGTTTCAGGGGATGATCGACGCGTTCCACGAGCAGTTTGTGAGCGTGGTGGATGCGGGTCGGTCGGGTCTGAGCCGTGCCGAGGTGAAGAAGCTTGCGGATGGCCGTGTGTACACGGGCGAGCAGGCGGCGGAGGTGGGTCTGATCGACGGGCTGGGGGATATTTATTCGGCGTACGCGGATGCCAAGCGTCTGGCGGGCGTGAAACACGCGGACCTGGTGCTGTATCACCGGCCGCTGGATTATGTGGCTTCGCCTTATGCGATGGACCCGTCGCGGGGGACGGGTTCGGGTGAGACGACGATCAATTTGTTGTCGCTTCGGATTGATCGGTCATCGTTGCTGGGTTCGCCGGTGACGTTCGGCTACCTGTGGACGGTGGACGGGCTGGAGTGA